The Haloarchaeobius amylolyticus genome window below encodes:
- a CDS encoding NAD+ synthase translates to MLDLRFSEEELAAQRDHIVSFIQETVDAAGADGAVLGLSGGVDSTTTAYLAVEALGKENVRGLVLPATVSSEENMSDAERVAETLGIEYDTIEIGPIVDALVDAIPGAEGDTVAVGNARARVRGVVNYYVANEEGRVVLGTGNRAEALTGYFTKYGDQAVDCNPIGNLYKQQVRQLAAYLGAPDDLAEKEATAELWADQTDEQEMGVGYDTVDAVIALHIEGGASTTATARELGIDEADVERVRELYEVSEHKRNMPPAPSELRL, encoded by the coding sequence ATGTTGGACCTTCGCTTCTCGGAGGAAGAGCTGGCCGCCCAGCGCGACCACATCGTCTCGTTCATCCAGGAAACAGTCGACGCAGCGGGTGCCGACGGCGCCGTCCTCGGGCTCTCGGGGGGCGTCGACAGCACGACGACGGCCTACCTCGCCGTCGAAGCCCTCGGGAAGGAGAACGTGCGCGGACTGGTGCTGCCGGCGACGGTCTCCAGCGAGGAGAACATGAGCGACGCCGAGCGAGTGGCGGAGACGCTCGGCATCGAGTACGACACCATCGAGATCGGGCCCATCGTCGACGCGCTGGTCGACGCGATTCCGGGTGCCGAGGGCGACACCGTGGCCGTGGGCAACGCGCGGGCGCGGGTCCGCGGGGTGGTCAACTACTACGTCGCCAACGAGGAGGGCCGCGTGGTCCTCGGGACCGGGAACAGGGCCGAGGCGCTGACTGGCTACTTCACGAAGTACGGCGACCAGGCGGTCGACTGCAACCCCATCGGGAACCTCTACAAGCAGCAGGTCCGCCAGCTCGCGGCCTACCTCGGCGCACCAGACGACCTCGCGGAGAAGGAGGCGACCGCGGAGCTGTGGGCGGACCAGACCGACGAACAGGAGATGGGCGTCGGCTACGACACGGTCGACGCGGTCATCGCGCTCCACATCGAGGGCGGGGCGTCGACCACGGCGACGGCGCGCGAGCTCGGCATCGACGAGGCCGACGTCGAGCGCGTGCGGGAGCTGTACGAGGTGAGCGAGCACAAGCGCAACATGCCGCCCGCACCGTCGGAACTGCGGCTCTGA
- a CDS encoding EGFR-like transmembrane domain-containing protein, whose amino-acid sequence MYDCDHCGGSFDEEAAYLRHLRDEHHDELGRIERRRVDGLDDGGGPPTSTIALGVAGVLFALIVGGLLVSLGSGNSSAGAATTFVDDSVRQPASLGTVHEHGPMTVTVDGRSLDFSQNKYQLQDDFFHYENGDGSTWHVHGQGVTLEYALESLGMGVTQNGFAFGDEVYRASEGSTVVYEVNGQPVDPERYVLQDGDRVRVVADDPVESSDE is encoded by the coding sequence TTCGATGAGGAGGCGGCGTACCTGCGCCACCTCCGGGACGAACACCACGACGAACTGGGTCGGATCGAACGACGGCGGGTCGACGGCCTCGACGACGGGGGCGGCCCTCCGACCAGCACCATCGCGCTGGGGGTGGCCGGCGTCCTCTTCGCGCTCATCGTCGGCGGCCTGCTCGTGAGCCTCGGGAGCGGGAACTCCAGCGCCGGCGCGGCCACCACCTTCGTCGACGACAGCGTCCGCCAGCCCGCCAGCCTCGGGACGGTCCACGAGCACGGCCCGATGACGGTGACCGTCGACGGGCGGTCACTGGACTTCAGCCAGAACAAGTACCAGCTCCAGGACGACTTCTTCCACTACGAGAACGGCGACGGCAGTACGTGGCACGTCCACGGGCAGGGCGTCACGCTGGAGTACGCGCTGGAGTCGCTCGGGATGGGCGTGACCCAGAACGGCTTCGCCTTCGGTGACGAGGTCTACCGGGCGAGCGAGGGCTCGACGGTCGTCTACGAGGTGAACGGCCAGCCGGTCGACCCCGAGCGCTACGTCCTCCAGGACGGCGACCGGGTCCGGGTGGTCGCCGACGACCCGGTCGAGTCGAGCGACGAGTGA